From a single Miscanthus floridulus cultivar M001 chromosome 8, ASM1932011v1, whole genome shotgun sequence genomic region:
- the LOC136473766 gene encoding uncharacterized protein, with the protein MKDLAGLGHLFVVTFLFHFASFMVIPAVTDVTMEAVCPGRDECSVAIYLSGFQNAVTGLGALVVTPIVGNLSDRYGRKALMTLPVTVAIAPLFILACNRSEVYFYVYYVAKIIAGVFCEGTMHCLCLAYVADHVGPRRRAAAFGLLSGVSAAGFVSGTLTARFLPTASTFQVAAAVAVVSALYLRAFLPDAGGVSCADEACDPLLQDSSCTSSTSSSDEELSPRLPLHKSGLPSLSDMVALLTGSLAMSGAAIVTFFYSLGEHGLQTALLYYLKAQFGYSKNEYANLLLIVGAAGMLSQLTVMPILAPILDEEMLLIVGLLGGCTHVFLYGIAWSYWVPYFAAAFVILSAFVYPSIRTKVSKSVGSNEQGIAQGCISGISSFASILGPLVFTPLTAWFLSETEPFNFKGFSILCAGFCTLIAFIISLRMRGAQSNTCKKTTVQHEQA; encoded by the exons ATGAAGGACTTGGCGGGGCTGGGGCACCTGTTCGTGGTGACCTTCCTGTTCCACTTCGCCTCCTTCATGGTGATCCCGGCGGTCACCGACGTAACCATGGAGGCCGTCTGCCCCGGCCGCGACGAGTGCTCCGTCGCCATCTACCTCAGCGGCTTCCAGAACGCA GTCACCGGGCTGGGGGCGCTCGTGGTCACCCCCATCGTCGGGAACCTGTCGGACAGGTACGGCCGGAAGGCGCTGATGACGCTGCCGGTGACCGTGGCCATCGCGCCGCTGT TTATACTGGCATGCAACCGCTCGGAGGTGTACTTCTACGTGTACTACGTCGCCAAGATCATTGCCGGGGTCTTCTGCGAGGGCACCATGCACTGTCTCTGCCTTGCCTATGTG GCTGACCACGTGGGCCCCAGGCGTCGCGCAGCAGCGTTCGGTCTCCTCTCCGGCGTGTCGGCAGCCGGGTTCGTGTCGGGGACCTTGACCGCGCGCTTCCTCCCAACTGCATCCACCTTCCaggtcgccgccgccgtggccgtggTGTCAGCCCTCTACCTCAGGGCCTTCCTCCCCGACGCTGGCGGCGTCTCCTGCGCTGACGAAGCCTGCGATCCGCTCCTCCAGGATTCGTCTTGCACCTCTTCCACATCATCCTCCGATGAAGAGCTCTCGCCTCGGCTGCCGCTGCATAAGAGCGGGCTGCCGTCTCTATCTGACATGGTTGCGCTTCTCACTGGCAG TTTGGCCATGTCAGGGGCAGCAATCGTCACTTTCTTTTACAGTCTAGGTGAACATGGGCTTCAGACTGCATTGCTG TACTACCTGAAGGCACAATTCGGTTACAGCAAAAATGAGTATGCTAATCTACTTCTAATCGTCGGTGCTGCTGGAATGCTATCACAG CTCACTGTAATGCCTATCTTGGCTCCGATTCTGGATGAAGAGATGTTGCTTATTGTTGGGCTGCTAGGTGGATGTACTCAT GTTTTCTTGTATGGCATCGCATGGTCATACTGG GTACCTTATTTTGCTGCAGCATTTGTAATTTTGAGTGCTTTTGTTTACCCATCT ATAAGAACCAAAGTATCAAAAAGTGTCGGATCAAATGAGCAG GGAATTGCTCAAGGATGTATATCTGGGATCAGTTCTTTTGCAAGCATATTAGGTCCCCTCGTTTTTACTCCCTTAACTG CATGGTTTCTTTCTGAAACAGAGCCCTTCAACTTCAAAGGTTTCAGTATTTTGTGTGCTGGCTTTTGCACC CTCATTGCGTTTATTATCAGTTTGAGGATGCGTGGAGCTCAATCTAATACGTGCAAGAAGACCACAGTTCAGCATGAGCAAGCATGA
- the LOC136473769 gene encoding uncharacterized protein: MASRCFFPRDAAADGGRHQQSKAASAVLEQLHHGGRLLSREDVGGAVRVKIVVSKRELKQMVAALGDGAGGAAAAAATTERHRRQRPTTGGGSSCAAGAAGPGAEQRLQSLRRRSMRRAAEAARRMQASGEWEPGLQSIPEEVF, from the coding sequence ATGGCGTCCAGGTGCTTCTTCCCCAGGGACGCGGCCGCCGACGGCGGCCGGCACCAGCAGTCGAAGGCCGCGTCGGCGGTCCTCGAGCAGCTGCACCACGGCGGGCGCCTCCTGTCCAGGGAGGACGTCGGCGGCGCGGTGCGCGTCAAGATCGTCGTCAGCAAGCGCGAGCTCAAGCAGATGGTCGCGGCGCTCGGCGACGGCGCTGgcggcgcggccgccgccgcggccaccacCGAGCGCCACCGACGACAGCGCCCGACGACGGGGGGAGGATCGTCGTGCGCGGCGGGAGCGGCAGGGCCGGGCGCCGAGCAGAGGCTGCAGTCGCTGCGGCGGCGCAGCATGCGGAGGGCCGCCGAGGCGGCGCGCCGGATGCAGGCGAGCGGGGAGTGGGAGCCCGGCCTGCAGAGCATCCCCGAGGAGGTTTTCTGA